The sequence below is a genomic window from Thiomonas intermedia.
TTGTTTCGAGTTCTATGGTGATTTTATAGATTTTCTTGGATAGATTTTGCGAATAGGAACGCATCGCCAATTGGAGCCGCCGCATATTCAGCAGATTACGGCAGCGCGCTGCACATTCACGATAATCCAGGGGACGGCTCAAATAATCGTTGGCCCCGGCGTCGAGTGCGGCGTACCGCACGTCGATATCGTCCGACGAGGTGACGCAGATGATCGGAGAGTCATGCAGATGCTGCAGTGCACGAATTCGGCGAATGAGTGAGATGCCGTCGAGTTCGCGCATGTGATAATCTGTAATCAGAAGATCAACATCGCAGACCGAGGCATGCTGCAATGCATCAAGAGGGTTGGAAAACGTCTTGACGTCGGCGCCTGGGCAAACGCCCGCCATGATTTCAGCCAGCAAAAGGCAATTCGCTTGCTGATCATCAACGATCAGGATCTGCGGTGTTTTTTCCCAGTTGGATTCCATCATTCTTCGTGACTACTCAATTCTGATTTCTGCCATGACTACCTTGCGGACCGAACACGACGTTATTGAAAAGATCAAGGAAATCGTTCTTTCGACCTTCGATATGGATCTTTCGAAAGTGCCCTCTGACGCACCCATTGCCGATGCGGGTCTGGATTCGATGGCCATGCTTGACGTCATCATAGGTCTCGAGGACGCGGTTGGACATAAATTTAACGATGTGTCACTCCCCAGGGCGCCGACTTTGCAGGACGTCGCCCAAATGGTGCTGCGCAATGTCGAAAGCGTCTGAAATGACGGATATTGTGATAACCGGCGTCGGGGTTATCTCTCCGATCGGAAATTCCCCGTCGGCGGTTGTTGAAAGTCTGCAGAATCTGCGTTCGGGTATTGGTTTGTTCGAATCGCCCATGCTCGACAAACGCTTCGCGGTCGGGCGGGTGCTGGAGGATTTCAGCGAGCGCTTCACACGCATCGAACGACCCTTTCTGGATCGAACCACCCAGCTCGCGATCGTCGCGGCGGAAAACGCGTCGAAGGACGCTGGTGTCGAGCATTTTGCAGCCTATGGCGAGCGGGCCGGGGTGTTCTACGGCACGGTGAGGGGAGGGGGGGCCACCGAGTGGGAGGCGGCCCGCCAGTTCTACGTCGAGCGCAAACCGAGTGCGCGGCCCTACGTCATCATGAACGTCATGGCCAATGCACCCACGGCACAGATCTCGATCCGCCAGCAAGTCACGGGTCCGACGGCAAGTCACACCTCGGCCTGTTCGTCATCGGGCAATGCCATCGCAGATGCTTGTCGCCATCTTCAGTGCGGCGAACTCGACATCGCCTTGGTCGGCGGGGCGGAGGCTACCCTGGAGCCCGGGTTTCTCTGGGCCTGGGACGGTCTGCGCGCCTTGGCCGCGGTGGATGAGGACGATCCGTCGCGCAGCTGCAAACCCTTTTCCACCGCGCGCACGGGGCTGGTTCTGGGGGAAGGCAGCGTGTTCTTCGTACTGGAGTCGCGCGAGCATGCGCAACGTCGCGGCGCGCGCATCCACGCGGTGATCGAGGGGTGGGGCGTGGCCTCGGATGCCTATCACATTGGCTCACCGCATGCGCGTGGGCAGATTGGGGCCATGCGCGCGGCCCTGCGCAAGGCCGGCCTCGCACCGGCGGAACTCGACTACATCAATGCGCATGCCACAGCCACGCGCGGTGGCGATCCGGTCGAG
It includes:
- a CDS encoding acyl carrier protein → MTTLRTEHDVIEKIKEIVLSTFDMDLSKVPSDAPIADAGLDSMAMLDVIIGLEDAVGHKFNDVSLPRAPTLQDVAQMVLRNVESV
- a CDS encoding beta-ketoacyl-[acyl-carrier-protein] synthase family protein — encoded protein: MTDIVITGVGVISPIGNSPSAVVESLQNLRSGIGLFESPMLDKRFAVGRVLEDFSERFTRIERPFLDRTTQLAIVAAENASKDAGVEHFAAYGERAGVFYGTVRGGGATEWEAARQFYVERKPSARPYVIMNVMANAPTAQISIRQQVTGPTASHTSACSSSGNAIADACRHLQCGELDIALVGGAEATLEPGFLWAWDGLRALAAVDEDDPSRSCKPFSTARTGLVLGEGSVFFVLESREHAQRRGARIHAVIEGWGVASDAYHIGSPHARGQIGAMRAALRKAGLAPAELDYINAHATATRGGDPVEVSAMKEVLGDAAMTVPISGTKALHGHLLGAASAMEALVCMLAIEHGFLPGTAHLDDLDPECEGLHHLQQTLMGREVRHALTLSAGFGGTNVALVLGRP